Proteins from a genomic interval of Gammaproteobacteria bacterium:
- a CDS encoding IS66 family insertion sequence element accessory protein TnpB, which yields MNMKSLEASRHYWQQHVAAWRCSGLKQIDYCRQHGLVPKQLRYRIAKDRRNDVCVSGTDAVTLVPVQIEEVNGAGLVLQNAGGWQLTLPSGVSASWLATLLRGLS from the coding sequence ATGAATATGAAATCGTTGGAGGCAAGTCGCCACTACTGGCAGCAGCACGTCGCGGCCTGGCGGTGTAGTGGCCTGAAGCAGATTGATTATTGCAGGCAGCATGGACTGGTGCCGAAGCAGCTTCGCTACCGGATCGCCAAAGACCGTCGAAACGACGTTTGCGTGAGCGGCACGGATGCGGTCACGCTGGTGCCCGTGCAGATCGAGGAGGTCAACGGTGCTGGGTTGGTGTTGCAGAACGCGGGGGGGTGGCAGCTCACGCTGCCGTCCGGTGTTTCGGCAAGCTGGCTGGCAACCTTGCTGCGGGGCTTGTCATGA
- the prsT gene encoding PEP-CTERM system TPR-repeat protein PrsT — MKKHNKKRKSAIVLGLALIAMGNHPAYADDSQKLIGEAQSYLQKGDTKAAVIQLKNALQQNPDNKEARFMLGEVYLKQGDGASAAKELKRAKDLGMADDKVLIPLGKSYLLQGRYEAVLDEIKPPAGASADIKAGIAALQGHAQLALGKAAQGKEKYNEALQNHADFPDALLGLARIAAAVDKDTAGASGLVDRALKADPQNIDAWLMKGDLQRTAGHHAESLQSFQKVLQLDSNNLSAYLGRAIEQIALGKPTEAKKDIDTVRKRAPNHPLANYLAAAMAFQEKNLTAAQDYLQQVLKIAPGHLPSLLLMGNIHYAQNQFEQAEDELSRYVKALPGNVAARKLLAATLMKLKRPQDAVKALEPALKDNAKDPQLLALLGSAYSQGGDLNKGTDYLEQAAKLAPNAAAIRTQLAVGHLAAGETELAVKELESVVDLGKEPMQADVLLVLAHLQKKNFDKALAVAQNMARKDTNNPVPYNLMGAAYLGKKDLASAHKQFEQAIKIQPKFSPAQMNLAQIDLQQGKPQQAEQRYKDILKYDDKNVGAMVALAGLSARAGKEKEAFGWLEKAREKNPKALEPALLLINAYLQQNQPLKALSIARDVQDEHADNPIALQALAQAQLAAGETSSALSSYRKLTEKLPKSPQAQYLLAQAQMKSKDSKAAAASLNKALKVDPNFLPASVALAELELQDNRPQEALGIARQIQKQQDKSPAGYELEGNIHMRTRAYADAAKAYATAYQRGKSGGMAVKMSGARKQAGDSAGAYQALIQWLAEHPDDAGARTVLASTYQSDGKRKEAIEHYQKVLTTQPKNAAVLNNLGWVYYEQGDPRALEYAEKAYNLAKDQPAIMDTFGWILVQQGQVKRGLELLQSATAKSPESPDIRYHLAVALDKSGRRQDARKELERLLERNSDFSEAAAAKSLLNRLKSGG, encoded by the coding sequence ATGAAAAAGCACAACAAAAAACGGAAAAGCGCGATTGTTTTGGGGCTGGCATTGATCGCGATGGGGAATCACCCAGCATATGCCGACGATAGCCAAAAACTGATTGGAGAAGCCCAAAGCTATCTGCAAAAAGGCGACACCAAGGCCGCAGTTATCCAGCTCAAAAATGCCCTCCAGCAAAATCCTGACAATAAAGAAGCGCGCTTCATGCTGGGAGAGGTTTACCTGAAACAGGGTGATGGCGCTTCCGCCGCGAAGGAGCTAAAACGCGCCAAAGACCTCGGCATGGCGGACGACAAGGTTCTCATCCCACTGGGCAAGTCCTACCTGCTGCAGGGGCGCTACGAAGCCGTTCTGGATGAAATCAAACCGCCTGCCGGGGCCTCGGCGGATATCAAGGCCGGCATCGCAGCCCTCCAGGGGCATGCCCAGCTCGCCTTGGGCAAGGCGGCACAAGGCAAGGAAAAGTACAATGAAGCACTGCAAAACCACGCCGATTTTCCAGATGCTCTGCTAGGGCTGGCCCGCATTGCTGCTGCTGTGGATAAAGATACGGCAGGTGCGAGCGGCCTTGTAGACCGGGCACTCAAGGCCGATCCGCAAAACATCGACGCGTGGCTGATGAAGGGCGATCTGCAAAGGACCGCCGGCCACCATGCCGAGTCCTTGCAAAGCTTTCAGAAGGTGCTACAGCTTGATTCGAACAATCTTTCCGCCTACTTGGGTCGTGCCATTGAACAAATCGCATTAGGCAAGCCCACCGAAGCGAAGAAGGACATCGACACGGTACGCAAACGCGCGCCCAATCACCCGCTCGCCAATTATCTGGCCGCGGCCATGGCATTCCAGGAAAAGAACCTCACCGCTGCCCAGGATTATCTCCAGCAGGTGCTGAAGATAGCGCCGGGGCATCTGCCCAGCCTGCTGCTCATGGGTAACATCCATTACGCCCAGAACCAATTCGAGCAGGCAGAGGATGAGTTGTCGCGCTATGTGAAAGCGCTGCCCGGCAATGTTGCCGCCCGCAAACTGCTCGCCGCTACCCTGATGAAGCTCAAGCGCCCGCAGGATGCAGTCAAGGCACTCGAACCTGCTCTCAAGGACAACGCCAAAGACCCGCAATTACTGGCCCTGCTGGGCAGTGCCTATTCACAGGGCGGCGATCTGAACAAAGGCACCGATTACCTCGAACAGGCCGCCAAGCTCGCGCCCAATGCCGCAGCGATACGCACCCAATTGGCCGTAGGGCATCTCGCGGCGGGTGAGACCGAACTGGCCGTCAAGGAACTGGAATCCGTCGTCGACCTGGGCAAGGAACCCATGCAGGCGGATGTCCTGCTGGTGCTTGCCCACCTACAGAAAAAGAACTTCGACAAGGCCCTTGCCGTCGCCCAGAATATGGCCAGGAAAGACACCAATAACCCCGTGCCCTATAACCTGATGGGCGCCGCCTACCTGGGCAAAAAAGACTTGGCCTCAGCGCACAAACAATTCGAGCAAGCCATAAAGATTCAGCCCAAATTCAGTCCGGCCCAAATGAATCTGGCGCAGATCGACCTGCAACAGGGCAAACCCCAGCAGGCCGAACAGCGTTACAAGGATATCCTCAAATATGACGACAAAAATGTCGGCGCCATGGTGGCGCTGGCCGGCCTGTCGGCACGCGCGGGCAAAGAGAAAGAGGCCTTTGGCTGGCTGGAAAAGGCCAGGGAAAAGAACCCCAAGGCATTGGAGCCTGCCCTGCTGCTGATTAATGCTTATCTGCAACAGAACCAACCCCTCAAGGCCTTGAGCATCGCGCGCGATGTCCAGGATGAGCATGCCGACAATCCGATTGCCCTGCAAGCCCTGGCTCAGGCGCAACTGGCAGCGGGCGAAACCAGCAGCGCCCTGTCCAGCTACCGCAAGCTCACCGAGAAGCTGCCCAAATCACCCCAGGCTCAGTACCTGCTCGCACAGGCCCAAATGAAGTCGAAAGACTCCAAGGCCGCCGCCGCCAGCCTGAACAAGGCACTCAAAGTGGATCCCAATTTCCTGCCCGCCTCCGTGGCCTTGGCTGAGCTGGAACTCCAGGATAACCGCCCTCAAGAAGCCCTGGGCATCGCACGGCAGATCCAGAAACAACAAGACAAATCCCCGGCAGGGTACGAGTTGGAAGGCAATATCCACATGCGCACCCGTGCCTATGCCGATGCCGCCAAGGCCTATGCCACCGCCTACCAGCGCGGCAAGAGTGGAGGGATGGCGGTGAAGATGTCCGGTGCCCGCAAGCAAGCCGGCGATAGCGCCGGAGCCTATCAGGCGCTGATCCAATGGCTCGCCGAGCACCCCGATGACGCCGGTGCGCGCACCGTGCTGGCCAGCACCTACCAGTCGGACGGCAAACGCAAAGAGGCCATAGAGCATTATCAGAAGGTGCTTACGACGCAGCCTAAAAATGCCGCCGTGCTCAACAACCTCGGCTGGGTCTATTATGAGCAGGGCGATCCGCGCGCCCTGGAATACGCCGAAAAGGCTTACAATCTGGCAAAAGACCAGCCTGCCATTATGGACACCTTCGGCTGGATCCTGGTACAGCAGGGGCAGGTAAAGCGCGGTCTGGAGCTGCTTCAGTCCGCCACAGCCAAATCTCCTGAATCACCGGATATCCGTTATCATCTGGCCGTGGCACTGGATAAATCAGGCCGCCGCCAGGATGCGCGCAAGGAACTGGAACGGCTGCTTGAGCGCAACAGCGACTTTAGCGAAGCGGCAGCGGCAAAGTCACTGCTGAATCGCCTCAAATCAGGAGGTTAA
- the prsK gene encoding PEP-CTERM system histidine kinase PrsK produces MLNIGVLSYTAAALMFLVLSLLLLTSWRGRLQGALLVFASLFTVAWAAMAAWHAELDYPPSLTLPAVEIARNAVWFAFLVRLLYPAQQAGPMPLRLRWLAAGLAGLSLALLSMVIYPSLTGFSSDVDLRMFGHVLLAVAGLGLVEQVLRNTPAEQRWAIKFLSMGVGGMFAYDFFLYSDALLFKQIDAHLWDARGMITALAVPLIAVSAARNPQWSLDVAVSRGFVFHTAALMGAGIYLLVMAAAGYYIRIYGGNWGVVGQAIFLFGSAVVLLAIVSSGQVRARWKVLLNKHFFSHKYDYREEWLRFIRTLSNGEPGQQQSAATQEQAIRALAQIVDSPAGILWWRSKTAGDTFAHFAPLARWNMPSSAGASEPVEGSLARFLEARQWIIDLGEYAHRPESHEGLVIPQWLRDLPQSWLVVPLILDQQLCGFMMLAQPRAARQINWEDRDLLKTAGYQAASFLCQLESAQRLSESRQFEAFNRLSAFVVHDLKNLVAQLSLVVSNAQKHKHNPAFMEDAINTVEHAAAKMNRMLAQLRAGNLQAHTAIKFDLDTLLREVIEARTHSKPAPSLEIAETGLRVLADRDRLAAVFGHIVQNAQEATPADGYVRVRLKREGAQAILEVEDSGHGMDAEFIRKRLFQPFETTKGNMGMGIGVYQSLELVRELGGDIEVVSQPGEGSLFRIMLPLPFFRQEDAQLEQLEKKAVQGRV; encoded by the coding sequence ATGCTCAATATCGGTGTGCTCAGCTACACCGCCGCCGCACTGATGTTTCTGGTGCTGTCGCTATTGCTGCTGACCAGTTGGCGCGGTCGGCTGCAGGGCGCATTGCTGGTCTTCGCGTCCCTGTTTACAGTGGCATGGGCGGCCATGGCGGCCTGGCACGCCGAGCTGGATTACCCGCCCTCCCTGACGCTTCCGGCAGTGGAGATAGCGCGCAACGCCGTTTGGTTTGCATTCCTGGTCAGATTGTTATATCCCGCACAGCAGGCCGGCCCGATGCCCTTGCGGCTGCGCTGGCTCGCAGCAGGGCTGGCGGGGCTGAGTTTGGCTCTCCTGTCAATGGTCATCTACCCGTCATTGACCGGCTTTTCCAGTGATGTGGATCTGCGCATGTTCGGCCACGTCCTGCTGGCCGTGGCCGGGCTAGGCTTGGTTGAACAGGTGCTCCGCAACACACCTGCCGAGCAGCGCTGGGCCATCAAGTTTCTCAGCATGGGTGTCGGCGGCATGTTTGCCTATGATTTTTTCCTGTACTCGGACGCGCTGCTTTTCAAGCAGATCGACGCGCACCTGTGGGATGCGAGGGGCATGATTACGGCACTGGCCGTGCCGCTGATCGCCGTCTCGGCGGCGCGCAATCCGCAGTGGTCGCTGGATGTGGCGGTCTCGCGCGGGTTCGTCTTCCACACGGCCGCGCTAATGGGGGCAGGGATCTATCTGCTGGTCATGGCGGCTGCCGGCTATTACATCCGCATCTATGGTGGAAATTGGGGCGTGGTGGGCCAGGCGATTTTTCTGTTTGGCTCGGCAGTGGTGTTGCTGGCGATAGTTTCTTCTGGTCAGGTGCGCGCCCGCTGGAAGGTGCTACTCAACAAGCATTTTTTCAGTCACAAATACGATTACCGTGAGGAATGGCTGCGGTTTATCCGCACCTTATCCAATGGTGAACCAGGCCAACAGCAGTCAGCGGCAACCCAGGAACAGGCCATCCGGGCGCTGGCACAAATAGTCGACAGCCCAGCAGGCATACTGTGGTGGCGAAGCAAGACTGCCGGTGACACCTTTGCTCACTTTGCACCCTTGGCACGCTGGAACATGCCTTCAAGCGCAGGCGCCAGTGAGCCTGTGGAGGGTTCACTGGCACGCTTCTTGGAAGCGCGCCAGTGGATCATTGATCTGGGCGAATACGCACATCGCCCCGAATCCCACGAGGGACTGGTGATACCGCAATGGTTGCGTGACCTGCCTCAAAGCTGGCTGGTGGTGCCGCTGATTCTGGATCAGCAGCTATGTGGCTTCATGATGCTGGCGCAGCCGCGCGCCGCGCGGCAGATCAACTGGGAAGACCGCGACCTGCTCAAGACCGCAGGCTATCAGGCAGCCAGCTTTCTTTGTCAACTGGAATCTGCTCAGCGCCTTTCGGAATCGCGCCAGTTCGAGGCCTTCAACCGGCTTTCCGCGTTTGTTGTACATGACCTCAAGAATCTGGTGGCGCAGCTTTCACTGGTGGTATCGAATGCGCAAAAACACAAACATAACCCGGCATTCATGGAAGATGCGATAAATACGGTGGAGCATGCGGCGGCAAAGATGAACCGGATGCTTGCCCAGTTGCGCGCAGGAAATCTCCAGGCGCATACTGCAATCAAGTTTGACCTTGACACACTATTGCGCGAAGTCATTGAGGCGCGGACACACTCCAAGCCTGCGCCATCGCTGGAAATAGCCGAAACGGGTTTGCGCGTACTGGCAGATCGCGACCGTCTTGCCGCCGTTTTCGGCCATATCGTACAGAATGCGCAGGAGGCAACCCCCGCAGATGGCTATGTGCGGGTACGGCTGAAACGTGAGGGTGCCCAGGCCATCCTGGAAGTGGAGGACAGCGGCCATGGCATGGATGCCGAGTTCATCCGCAAGCGCCTCTTCCAGCCGTTTGAAACCACCAAAGGCAATATGGGCATGGGTATCGGTGTCTATCAGAGCCTCGAACTGGTGCGTGAATTAGGTGGTGATATCGAAGTTGTCAGCCAGCCGGGCGAGGGCAGTCTGTTCCGTATCATGCTCCCTTTGCCGTTTTTCCGGCAGGAAGATGCGCAACTCGAACAATTAGAAAAAAAAGCCGTACAAGGGAGGGTATAA
- the prsT gene encoding PEP-CTERM system TPR-repeat protein PrsT — translation MKLEFFGNLRACALAAVLVAPTLTSCDSVGNLTPQQHVQRAKDFQDKGDLGSSIIELKSALQQSPDNAEARLLLGENYVKAHQGKEAEKELLQAQKLGVARSAVLPTLIKAILLQGDLDRVLAESGKLTPDMSKAGQATILGLRGQAFIAKGQLDLAQQALEQALQIKSDSLPALIGMIALHGYQRHYDVARPWAEKALNADSTSADAWSALGDLEMAQGRLTEAEKAYGSAIKHRATPYLEQAKRAQVRIQLKKFPEATADIKALQEAGLKDHPYVNYIAGLNYFAQKKYQDAVTAFEASNAVDPSFLSNKIYLATTHLMLGNTEQALTHAQKISAVAPRSRAAKNLLGSILISRAEYDDAKDILQKTLANSPNDPQALGMMSTVAMLEGDTAKGLEYAKKLAALEPDSKQAQDMLMMAKLMAGEALDQTISQAGKQAATASDAYTQELMLALASFRDSKLKEALERAKAMHARYPDKVDPPKLMAAVYLAAAQWEQGKAELEKVLKLQPNEPSATRNLAKVEALQGNYQRAKTLLQPLLKNQPGDTEATQLLADAESRLGNSAAALEMLEQAAKSKPGDLAIRSKLAAEYLQTGRADKVLEITRGLADAQFRQQPALLELRGKALLLSGDGASSASTFEKWTKIAPNSALAHFYYANALAGRGDTARARKELEQAIKLGPRYLPARVGEIKMRVQFNELDQAKKALAKLRQDFGDRAEVLGIEGWFALGTGDLPAAEQKLAAALKKAPGSELVILTSRAQWGQKKQEPALKTMRDWLKDHPNDVPVHMQLAGAYLDMGRETDSLATYGQVVKLAPKHVPALNNLAWLNRDKAPQKAMEYAQQAYQLAPKDPYVLDTLGMLTLKNGDLSRAASLLRDAAKLVPEDAQVQLHLGSVLLQQKQLAEARKVLDAIVKKAPGSPTAKEATTLLGTFASVK, via the coding sequence ATGAAGTTGGAATTTTTTGGCAATCTGCGCGCCTGCGCGCTAGCCGCAGTACTCGTGGCACCCACCCTTACGAGTTGTGATAGTGTTGGGAATTTGACCCCACAGCAGCATGTACAACGGGCTAAGGACTTCCAGGACAAAGGGGATCTGGGATCAAGCATTATCGAGCTCAAGAGCGCGTTGCAGCAAAGCCCGGACAATGCCGAAGCACGCCTGCTTCTAGGGGAAAATTATGTCAAGGCGCATCAGGGGAAGGAGGCGGAAAAAGAGTTGCTGCAGGCGCAGAAACTCGGTGTGGCGCGCTCGGCCGTACTGCCCACGCTGATCAAGGCTATCCTGCTCCAGGGAGACCTGGATAGGGTGCTGGCAGAAAGCGGCAAACTGACGCCTGATATGTCCAAAGCGGGGCAGGCTACCATCCTCGGCCTGCGAGGGCAGGCTTTTATCGCCAAAGGACAGCTCGATCTGGCGCAACAGGCGCTGGAACAGGCCCTGCAAATCAAGTCCGATTCACTTCCGGCATTGATTGGCATGATCGCCCTGCATGGCTACCAGCGTCACTATGATGTCGCCCGGCCATGGGCAGAAAAAGCCTTGAATGCAGATTCGACCTCTGCCGACGCCTGGAGCGCACTGGGAGACCTGGAAATGGCCCAAGGGCGGTTAACCGAGGCGGAAAAAGCCTACGGCAGCGCCATCAAACACAGGGCTACCCCGTATCTCGAGCAGGCCAAACGGGCACAGGTACGCATCCAGCTCAAAAAATTCCCGGAGGCCACAGCCGACATCAAGGCCTTGCAAGAAGCGGGGTTAAAAGACCATCCCTATGTGAATTACATTGCCGGGCTAAATTATTTTGCCCAAAAAAAATATCAGGATGCGGTAACGGCATTCGAAGCCAGCAACGCGGTTGACCCCTCCTTCCTGTCCAACAAAATATACCTGGCCACCACCCATCTCATGCTCGGCAACACCGAGCAGGCGCTTACTCATGCGCAAAAGATTTCTGCGGTCGCGCCCCGCTCCAGGGCGGCTAAAAACCTGCTTGGCAGCATTCTGATCAGCCGTGCCGAATACGACGACGCGAAAGACATCCTGCAAAAAACCCTGGCCAATTCCCCCAATGACCCCCAGGCGCTGGGCATGATGTCCACCGTCGCCATGCTTGAAGGCGATACAGCAAAAGGGCTGGAATACGCCAAAAAACTCGCCGCGCTGGAACCCGACTCAAAACAGGCCCAGGACATGCTCATGATGGCGAAACTGATGGCCGGTGAGGCGCTCGACCAGACCATCAGCCAGGCTGGCAAGCAGGCCGCCACTGCCAGCGACGCTTATACCCAGGAACTCATGCTGGCGCTCGCCAGCTTCCGCGACAGCAAACTCAAGGAAGCCCTCGAACGCGCCAAAGCTATGCATGCCCGTTACCCGGATAAAGTTGACCCGCCCAAACTGATGGCCGCAGTTTATCTCGCCGCAGCTCAGTGGGAGCAAGGCAAGGCTGAGCTGGAAAAAGTCCTCAAGCTCCAGCCCAATGAACCCTCCGCTACCCGCAATCTCGCCAAGGTAGAGGCCCTGCAAGGCAACTATCAGCGGGCGAAAACCCTGCTACAGCCACTGCTGAAAAACCAGCCCGGCGACACCGAGGCCACACAGCTCCTGGCTGACGCCGAGTCCCGGCTGGGCAATTCTGCTGCCGCCCTCGAAATGCTGGAACAGGCGGCGAAAAGCAAACCCGGCGACCTAGCGATTCGCAGCAAACTCGCTGCGGAATATCTGCAAACGGGACGTGCGGATAAAGTGCTAGAAATCACTCGCGGCCTGGCGGATGCCCAGTTTCGCCAGCAACCGGCGCTGCTGGAACTGCGCGGCAAAGCCCTGCTGTTGAGTGGAGATGGCGCATCCTCTGCCAGCACATTCGAGAAGTGGACGAAAATTGCCCCCAACTCCGCCCTCGCCCATTTTTATTACGCCAATGCCTTGGCCGGCCGCGGTGATACCGCCCGCGCCCGCAAGGAGCTGGAGCAGGCGATCAAGCTCGGTCCGCGTTACCTGCCCGCCCGCGTGGGTGAAATCAAGATGCGCGTACAGTTCAACGAACTGGACCAGGCTAAAAAAGCGCTCGCCAAGCTCAGGCAGGATTTTGGCGACCGGGCCGAAGTGCTGGGCATCGAGGGCTGGTTTGCGCTGGGCACCGGTGATCTCCCCGCCGCCGAACAAAAACTTGCCGCAGCCCTCAAGAAAGCCCCGGGCTCGGAACTGGTTATTCTCACCAGCCGAGCGCAGTGGGGGCAGAAAAAGCAGGAGCCTGCCCTCAAAACCATGCGCGACTGGCTAAAGGATCACCCCAATGATGTGCCGGTCCATATGCAACTGGCTGGCGCTTACCTCGACATGGGGCGTGAAACCGACTCTCTGGCTACCTATGGCCAAGTCGTCAAACTCGCGCCCAAGCATGTGCCGGCGCTCAATAACCTGGCCTGGCTGAATCGTGACAAAGCGCCCCAAAAGGCCATGGAATACGCCCAGCAGGCTTACCAACTGGCCCCCAAGGATCCCTATGTGCTTGACACCCTGGGGATGCTGACGCTTAAAAATGGTGATCTAAGCCGGGCTGCCAGCCTATTGCGTGACGCTGCCAAGCTTGTTCCGGAGGATGCACAAGTCCAGCTTCATCTTGGAAGCGTCCTGCTTCAACAGAAACAATTGGCCGAGGCAAGAAAGGTGCTCGATGCAATAGTCAAGAAGGCGCCCGGGTCGCCGACCGCGAAAGAGGCCACAACCCTTTTGGGAACCTTTGCTAGTGTTAAGTAA
- the prsR gene encoding PEP-CTERM-box response regulator transcription factor: MSPSSKTLLIVEDDPGLQSQLRWCFDSFEVVTAGDRENALAQVRHHEPAVVTLDLGLPPDPGGASEGLATLRDILVIAPGTKVIMVTGNDDRENAVRAIGLGAYDFYQKPIDPEILSLIVNRAFSLHSLEEENRQLVAAQQQKNSPLQGILASSPQMLKACSTVEKVAPTNVTVLILGESGTGKELLARALHELSPRVMQRFVAINCAAIPEALLESELFGYEKGAFTGATKQVKGKVEYAEGGTLFLDEVGDLPMSLQAKLLRFLQERVIERIGGRGEIAVDVRVVCATHQDVPVLVRAGKFREDLYYRISELTITIPPLRERDGDAVLLAHAFVDKFSRQQGKPQRTLSKEALAAIEAYHWPGNIRELENRIKRAVIMSEGVQIGVEDLELTPPATSNNEEPIILNLREARDNAERQALQRALRWFDGNVSHAAEILGVSRPTLYDLMNKYQIKLK; this comes from the coding sequence ATGAGTCCGTCAAGCAAGACATTGTTGATAGTCGAGGATGATCCAGGCTTGCAAAGCCAGTTGCGCTGGTGTTTTGATAGCTTCGAAGTGGTGACCGCAGGCGACCGCGAAAACGCCCTGGCGCAGGTGCGCCATCATGAACCGGCAGTGGTGACTCTGGATTTGGGCTTGCCTCCCGACCCCGGCGGCGCCAGTGAAGGACTGGCGACGCTCAGGGACATCCTCGTCATCGCGCCGGGTACCAAGGTCATTATGGTCACCGGCAATGATGATCGAGAAAACGCCGTGCGGGCGATAGGGTTGGGAGCGTATGACTTTTATCAAAAACCCATCGACCCAGAGATCCTCTCGCTGATTGTAAACCGCGCCTTTTCTTTGCACAGCCTGGAAGAGGAAAACCGCCAGTTGGTGGCCGCGCAGCAACAGAAAAATTCGCCATTGCAAGGCATACTCGCCTCTAGCCCCCAGATGCTCAAGGCGTGTTCCACAGTGGAAAAGGTCGCGCCCACCAATGTCACTGTGCTGATACTGGGGGAAAGCGGCACCGGCAAGGAACTGCTTGCCCGTGCCCTGCATGAACTCAGCCCTCGTGTTATGCAGCGCTTTGTCGCCATCAACTGTGCCGCGATACCCGAAGCCCTGCTTGAAAGTGAGCTGTTTGGTTACGAAAAAGGCGCCTTCACCGGCGCCACAAAACAAGTAAAAGGAAAGGTCGAGTATGCCGAAGGAGGGACGCTGTTCCTCGATGAGGTGGGCGATCTACCCATGTCGTTACAGGCTAAATTGCTGCGATTTTTGCAGGAACGGGTGATTGAGCGGATCGGCGGGCGCGGAGAAATCGCGGTAGATGTGCGCGTGGTATGCGCAACGCACCAGGACGTTCCGGTGCTGGTGCGCGCGGGGAAATTCCGCGAGGACTTGTATTATCGGATCAGTGAGCTGACCATCACCATCCCCCCCCTGAGGGAACGGGACGGGGATGCCGTGCTGTTGGCGCATGCCTTTGTAGATAAATTCAGCCGCCAGCAAGGAAAACCGCAGCGCACCTTGAGCAAAGAAGCACTGGCAGCAATCGAGGCTTACCATTGGCCCGGCAATATCCGGGAATTGGAAAACCGCATCAAGCGCGCGGTGATCATGAGTGAAGGCGTTCAGATCGGCGTGGAAGATCTTGAGCTGACACCCCCCGCCACCTCGAATAATGAGGAACCGATCATACTCAACTTACGCGAGGCGCGCGACAACGCCGAACGCCAGGCATTGCAGCGGGCGCTGCGCTGGTTTGATGGAAATGTCTCGCATGCAGCGGAAATACTCGGCGTTAGCCGCCCGACATTGTATGATTTGATGAATAAATACCAGATAAAACTAAAGTAG
- a CDS encoding Uma2 family endonuclease translates to MTLHAHLSPLSIADYLEGELRSQVRHEYVAGRVFAMAGASETHNLIAGNLYTVLRAHLRGGGYRTFMSDMKVRVEKMQAFYYPDVLVTCDPDDIEQYHKSRPCLIIEVLSPATETIDRREKLLAYQVLDSLKEYVLVTQDRMQVEVYRRDGADGWWVDTYTGGEGVHLESVGLTLSIASVYEDVL, encoded by the coding sequence ATGACTCTGCACGCCCATTTATCACCCCTGAGCATCGCTGATTATCTGGAAGGCGAACTGCGCAGCCAGGTGCGCCACGAATACGTGGCGGGGCGCGTATTTGCCATGGCGGGTGCCAGCGAGACGCATAATCTGATCGCCGGAAACCTTTATACGGTATTACGCGCCCACCTGCGGGGTGGGGGCTACCGCACCTTTATGTCCGACATGAAGGTGCGTGTGGAAAAGATGCAAGCATTTTATTATCCCGATGTGCTGGTAACATGCGATCCTGATGATATCGAGCAATACCATAAATCCCGGCCCTGCCTCATTATTGAAGTCCTCTCACCCGCCACAGAGACTATTGACCGGCGCGAGAAACTGCTTGCTTATCAGGTGCTGGATAGTCTCAAAGAATATGTGCTGGTGACCCAGGATCGCATGCAAGTCGAGGTCTACCGTCGAGACGGTGCGGACGGATGGTGGGTGGATACCTATACCGGTGGCGAAGGGGTTCATCTGGAGTCAGTGGGCCTCACGCTGTCAATAGCTTCCGTGTACGAGGACGTGCTGTAG
- the tnpB gene encoding IS66 family insertion sequence element accessory protein TnpB (TnpB, as the term is used for proteins encoded by IS66 family insertion elements, is considered an accessory protein, since TnpC, encoded by a neighboring gene, is a DDE family transposase.) codes for MIAQPHTIWVAVAPMDMRVGIDGLSLRVQQALGKAPCDGSAYVFRNRRGDRLKVLLWDGNGVWLCQRRLHRGRFVWPQADSPVWSLELAQWQWLIAGVDWQRMSAQPAADWRL; via the coding sequence ATGATTGCGCAGCCGCATACGATCTGGGTGGCGGTCGCGCCGATGGACATGCGGGTGGGCATCGATGGTCTGTCGCTGCGGGTGCAGCAGGCGCTGGGCAAGGCCCCCTGCGATGGCTCGGCCTATGTGTTTCGTAACCGTCGCGGTGATCGGCTCAAGGTGTTGCTGTGGGATGGCAATGGCGTGTGGTTGTGCCAGCGCCGGTTGCATCGGGGGCGCTTCGTCTGGCCGCAGGCGGACAGTCCGGTCTGGTCATTGGAACTTGCCCAATGGCAGTGGCTGATTGCTGGTGTCGACTGGCAGCGGATGTCGGCCCAACCGGCGGCCGACTGGCGTTTGTGA